Part of the Citrobacter sp. Marseille-Q6884 genome, AAGGCGCATTACCCGGTGAAGAGATGTATATGTCAGGGCGCGCCTTGTTCCCGCTGTCCATTAACGTCGCTGCGGTTCTGTCCCGCGCATTCGACGGCAGGCTGCCCATCTCCTACTCCGGCGGCGCCAGCCAGTTAACCATCCGCGATATCTTCGATACCGGTATTCGCCCCATCACTATGGCAACCGACCTGTTGAAACCGGGCGGCTATCTGCGCCTGAGCGCCTGCATGCATGAGCTGGAAGCCTCAGACGCCTGGGAGATGAAGCACGTCGATGTCGCCCGCCTGACCCGGCTGGCAGAAGAAGCCGTCACCATGGAGTACACGCAAAAACACTGGAAGCCGGAAGAACGCATTGACGTGGCAGAAGGTCTGCCGCTGACCGACTGTTACGTTGCTCCTTGCGTCACGGCCTGCGCCATTAAGCAGGATATTCCTGAGTACATCCGTCTGCTGGGCGAGCACCGCTATGCCGATGCGCTGGAGCTGATTTATCAGCGCAACGCCCTGCCCGCCATTACCGGCCATATCTGCGATCACCAGTGCCAGTACAACTGTACCCGCCTGGATTACGACAGCGCCCTGAACATCCGCGAACTGAAAAAAGTCGCGCTGGAAAAAGGCTGGGACGAATACAGGCGGCGCTGGCATAAACCGGCCGGTTCCGGCTCTCGCCATCCGGTTGCCGTGATTGGCGCGGGTCCGGCGGGTCTGGCGGCAGGTTACTTCCTTGCCCGCGCCGGACACCCGGTGACCGTGTTCGAGCGGGAAGCCAACGCCGGTGGGGTGGTGAAAAATATCATTCCTCAATTCCGTATACCGGGAGAGTTAATTCAGCACGATATCGATTTTGTCGCCGACCACGGCGTGAAATTCGAATATGGCTGCGATGCCAATTTGACGGTTGAACAGCTAAAAAACCAGGGATATCAGTACATTCTGGTCGCAACAGGCACAGACAAAAACAGTGGCGTGACGCTACGTGGCGACAACCCACATGTCTGGAAATCGCTCCCCTTCCTGCGTGAATACAACCAGGGTTCGACGCTGAATCTCGGCAAACATGTGGTGATCGTCGGGGCGGGCAATACCGCGATGGACTGCGCACGTGCGGCGCTGCGTGTGCCCGGCGTAGAAAAAGTCACGGTGGCGTACCGCCGTTCACTGCAGGAGATGCCTGCCTGGCGAGAAGAGTATGAAGAAGCCCTGCAGGATGGCGTTGAATTCCGTTTCCTGAATAACCCGGAACAGTTTGATGCTGACGGCACGCTGACGCTGCGCGTCATGTCACTCGGTGAGCCGGATGCGAAAGGCCGCCGTCGCCCGGTGGAAACTGATGAAACCGTCACGCTGCATGCAGACAGTTTGATCACCGCCATCGGTGAGCAGCAGGATACTGAGGCGCTGAATGCAATGGGCATCCCGCTGGATGAGAAAGGCTGGCCGGACGTGAAGGCAACCGGTGAAACCCGCCTTGCCGACGTCTTTATGATTGGCGACGTCCAGCGGGGTCCTTCGTCTATCGTTGCCGCCATTGGCTCTGCGCGCCGCGCAACGGATACCATTCTTGAGCGTGAAAATATTCGCACTCACCACGGCGATAAACACTGGAATAACGTCAATCCGGCGGAGATTTACCAGCGAAAAGGGACGATCTCCGTGATGGCGGTAGACAAAGACGACCGCGACGCGTTTGTGGCGCAGGAAGCCGCACGCTGCCTCGAGTGCAACTATGTGTGCAGCAAATGCGTCGATGTGTGCCCGAACCGCGCCAATGTCTCCATCCCGGTTCCCGGCTTCGACAATCGCTTCCAGACGCTGCACCTGGATGCTTACTGCAACGAATGCGGTAACTGCGCTCAGTTCTGTCCGTGGCAGGGGAAACCCTACAAAGACAAAATCACCGTCTTCAGCCTGCCGCAAGACTTTGACGGTAGCAGCAATCCCGGTTTTCTGGTTGAGGATGACCGCGTGCGTGTCCGCCTCGATAACCAAAGCTGGGTGCTGAGTATCGACAACGAAGGTCAGTTCGCCAGCGTACCACCGGAGCTGAATGACATGTGCCGCATTATCAGCCATGTCCACCAGCATCACCATTACCTGCTGGGCCGGGTGGAGGTTTAACCATGTTGATTTTAAAGAACGTCACCGCCGTACAACTCTATCCGGCGAAAGTGCTGGAAGGCGTTGATATCGCCATCGAAAATGACGTGATCGTCGAAGTGGGAGATGTCCTGACGCACCGCTATCCCGCTGCGCAATGGAAAGAGATGCATGGGCGCATTGTGATGCCGGGTATGGTGTGCGCGCATAACCATTTTTACTCGGGGTTATCGCGCGGCATTATGGCTAACATCGCCCCTTGCCCGGACTTCATTTCTACCCTGAAAAACCTGTGGTGGCGGCTGGATCGCGCGCTGGATGAAGAATCTCTTTATTACAGCGGTCTGATTTGCGCCATGGAGGCCGTGAAGAGCGGGTGTACCGCCGTCATCGATCACCACGCTTCCCCGTCGTATATCGCCGGTTCACTCTCCACGTTACGCAATGCTTTTCTGAAGATTGGATTGCGTGGGATGACCTGCTTTGAAACCACCGACCGCAATGACGGTATTAAAGAGTTGCAGGCTGGCGTCGAGGAAAATATTCGCTTTGCCCAGCTTATCGACCGCGCAAAACACGCCAAAACGGAGCCTTATCTTGTCGAGGCGCATATTGGCGCGCACGCGCCGTTTACCGTGTCGAACGCCGGGCTGGAAATGCTGCGTGAAGCCACCAAAGCGACCGGACGCGGGTTACATATTCATGCCGCAGAAGACCGTTACGACGTCTCCCACAGCCACCATATCTATGGCAAAGATCTGCTGGCAAGGCTGGCTGAATATGATCTCATTACCGACAAAACACTGGTGGCGCACGGCCTGTATCTCTCAGCTGAGGATATTGCCCTGCTGAACGAACAGGATGCGTTTCTGGTGCACAACGCCCGTTCCAAC contains:
- the ssnA gene encoding putative aminohydrolase SsnA; protein product: MLILKNVTAVQLYPAKVLEGVDIAIENDVIVEVGDVLTHRYPAAQWKEMHGRIVMPGMVCAHNHFYSGLSRGIMANIAPCPDFISTLKNLWWRLDRALDEESLYYSGLICAMEAVKSGCTAVIDHHASPSYIAGSLSTLRNAFLKIGLRGMTCFETTDRNDGIKELQAGVEENIRFAQLIDRAKHAKTEPYLVEAHIGAHAPFTVSNAGLEMLREATKATGRGLHIHAAEDRYDVSHSHHIYGKDLLARLAEYDLITDKTLVAHGLYLSAEDIALLNEQDAFLVHNARSNMNNHVGYNPHLTHIRHLALGTDGIGSDMFEEMKFAFFKHRDAGGPLWPDSFARALVNGNELLSRNFGAQFGRLEPGYKADLTICDYPAPTPLLADNIAGHIAFGLGSASVHSVMVNGVMVYEDRQFNFDCDLIYSQARKVAAEMWRRMDSLA
- the ygfK gene encoding putative selenate reductase subunit YgfK; the protein is MGDIMRPVPFEELLTRIFDEYQQQRSIFGIPEQQFYSPAKEKLTNVFGETCATPVGPAAGPHTQLAQNIVASWLTGGRFIELKTVQILDKLELEKPCIDAEDECFNTEWSTEFTLLKAGDEYLKAWFVLHLLEQIFEPSAERTGKSFIFNMSVGYNLDGIKQPPMQQFIDNMMDASAHPKFAQYRDILSQWLQDDAFLARHGLSQHRERLQALPDRIPATLVHGVTLSTMHGCPPHEIEAICRYMLEEKGLNTFVKLNPTLLGYARVREILDSCGFGYIGLKEESFDHDLKLAQALEMLQRLMSLAKEKSLGFGVKLTNTLGTINNKGALPGEEMYMSGRALFPLSINVAAVLSRAFDGRLPISYSGGASQLTIRDIFDTGIRPITMATDLLKPGGYLRLSACMHELEASDAWEMKHVDVARLTRLAEEAVTMEYTQKHWKPEERIDVAEGLPLTDCYVAPCVTACAIKQDIPEYIRLLGEHRYADALELIYQRNALPAITGHICDHQCQYNCTRLDYDSALNIRELKKVALEKGWDEYRRRWHKPAGSGSRHPVAVIGAGPAGLAAGYFLARAGHPVTVFEREANAGGVVKNIIPQFRIPGELIQHDIDFVADHGVKFEYGCDANLTVEQLKNQGYQYILVATGTDKNSGVTLRGDNPHVWKSLPFLREYNQGSTLNLGKHVVIVGAGNTAMDCARAALRVPGVEKVTVAYRRSLQEMPAWREEYEEALQDGVEFRFLNNPEQFDADGTLTLRVMSLGEPDAKGRRRPVETDETVTLHADSLITAIGEQQDTEALNAMGIPLDEKGWPDVKATGETRLADVFMIGDVQRGPSSIVAAIGSARRATDTILERENIRTHHGDKHWNNVNPAEIYQRKGTISVMAVDKDDRDAFVAQEAARCLECNYVCSKCVDVCPNRANVSIPVPGFDNRFQTLHLDAYCNECGNCAQFCPWQGKPYKDKITVFSLPQDFDGSSNPGFLVEDDRVRVRLDNQSWVLSIDNEGQFASVPPELNDMCRIISHVHQHHHYLLGRVEV